In one window of Bizionia sp. M204 DNA:
- a CDS encoding TIGR02206 family membrane protein — translation MNFLQTLIIQSNRVQFGSIEHILPIGLAILFCIGLIHFARKKLHVNQKFLVFKWLGICVSLTIVLFHVHKISLGGYTISKDLPLFLCSFLALIIPIFTTSRKYWMYEILLFWIIAGTLQGVITPDIAVGFPSLDYFRYWIVHLGLLTIIFYATFVLHMRPKFKSVIKSFLALQVYVATIMAVNYVLNSNYFYLNRKPESASALDYLGDYPYYLLVVELILIPFFLLIYLPFYLIGNKKKLTSK, via the coding sequence GTGAATTTTTTACAAACCCTAATTATTCAGTCTAACAGAGTACAATTTGGTAGTATAGAGCATATACTACCAATTGGTCTAGCCATTCTATTTTGTATTGGTCTTATTCATTTTGCGCGTAAAAAATTACATGTTAACCAAAAATTTTTAGTTTTTAAGTGGCTTGGAATTTGTGTTTCACTGACTATTGTATTGTTTCATGTACACAAAATTAGTTTAGGCGGTTATACTATTTCTAAAGATTTACCTTTATTTCTATGTAGTTTTTTAGCCTTAATTATTCCCATATTTACTACTTCTAGAAAATATTGGATGTATGAAATTTTATTGTTTTGGATAATTGCCGGAACCTTGCAAGGTGTTATAACACCAGATATTGCTGTAGGCTTTCCTAGTTTAGACTATTTCAGGTATTGGATTGTGCATCTGGGTTTACTTACCATTATTTTTTATGCCACCTTCGTGTTACATATGCGACCAAAATTTAAAAGTGTAATTAAGTCCTTTTTAGCATTGCAAGTTTATGTGGCAACCATAATGGCTGTTAATTATGTATTAAATTCTAATTACTTCTATTTAAATAGAAAGCCAGAATCTGCTTCGGCACTGGATTATTTAGGTGATTATCCGTATTATTTACTTGTTGTAGAATTAATATTAATCCCGTTTTTCTTATTAATTTATTTACCGTTTTATTTAATCGGTAATAAAAAGAAACTGACATCCAAATAG
- a CDS encoding bifunctional 5,10-methylenetetrahydrofolate dehydrogenase/5,10-methenyltetrahydrofolate cyclohydrolase, producing MVILDGKKVSNDIKNEIADEVKKMKAKGEKVPHLAAIIVGNDGASLTYVASKVRACERVGFESTMVRLSNTTSEIELLDKIQDLNENPDIDGFIIQLPLPPQINTQKVLMAVNPDKDVDGFHPMNFGKMALDMSTFIPATPFGILELLDRYNVETKGKHTVVIGRSHIVGRPMSILMGRKGFPGNSTVTLTHSHTKNITQITSQADIIITALGHPNYLKAEMVKDDAVIIDVGITRVPDDNSPKGYIITGDVDFENVSKKASYITPVPGGVGPMTIAMLLKNTLLARERHMQ from the coding sequence ATGGTCATACTAGACGGAAAAAAAGTAAGCAACGACATTAAAAATGAAATTGCTGATGAGGTTAAAAAAATGAAGGCAAAAGGGGAGAAGGTTCCTCATTTGGCGGCTATTATTGTCGGAAACGATGGCGCTAGTTTAACCTACGTTGCAAGTAAAGTACGAGCTTGCGAGCGTGTTGGTTTTGAATCCACCATGGTACGTTTATCCAATACAACTAGTGAGATTGAATTGCTGGATAAAATTCAAGATTTAAATGAAAACCCAGATATTGATGGTTTCATTATTCAATTACCACTTCCGCCTCAAATTAATACGCAAAAAGTTTTAATGGCTGTAAATCCAGATAAAGATGTGGATGGTTTCCACCCCATGAATTTTGGTAAAATGGCCTTGGATATGTCAACGTTTATTCCTGCAACACCTTTTGGGATTTTGGAACTATTAGATAGGTATAATGTGGAGACCAAAGGAAAACATACCGTTGTTATTGGACGTAGTCATATTGTTGGTCGTCCAATGAGTATTTTAATGGGAAGAAAAGGATTTCCAGGAAACTCGACGGTAACATTAACGCATAGTCACACAAAAAATATAACCCAAATAACCAGTCAAGCCGATATTATTATCACAGCTTTAGGTCATCCAAATTACCTAAAGGCGGAAATGGTTAAAGATGATGCCGTCATTATTGATGTTGGAATTACACGTGTACCAGATGATAATTCGCCAAAAGGCTATATTATTACAGGCGATGTAGATTTTGAAAATGTAAGCAAGAAAGCAAGTTATATTACACCTGTTCCAGGAGGAGTTGGTCCGATGACAATTGCCATGCTGCTTAAAAATACCTTATTGGCTAGAGAACGACACATGCAATAA
- a CDS encoding four helix bundle protein, giving the protein MDFKKLLAYQKAFDLAMDIFEISKNFPKEETYALTDQIRRSSRSVNANLAEAYRKKVYPKHYNSKLTDADVENSEINRWLYFALACNYLLKEQHIDLSNEGIEVGKLINYMINNPGKFGVNPE; this is encoded by the coding sequence ATGGATTTCAAAAAACTTTTAGCATATCAAAAAGCATTTGATTTAGCTATGGATATTTTTGAAATCTCGAAAAATTTTCCAAAAGAAGAAACATACGCATTGACAGATCAAATTAGAAGAAGTTCACGTTCTGTGAATGCTAATTTGGCAGAAGCTTATAGAAAGAAAGTTTACCCAAAACATTACAATAGCAAGCTAACTGATGCTGATGTAGAGAATTCAGAAATAAATAGATGGTTATATTTTGCTTTAGCTTGTAATTATCTTTTAAAAGAACAGCACATAGATTTATCAAATGAAGGAATTGAAGTTGGTAAATTAATAAATTATATGATTAATAATCCTGGAAAATTCGGAGTTAATCCAGAATGA